A single window of Coffea eugenioides isolate CCC68of chromosome 7, Ceug_1.0, whole genome shotgun sequence DNA harbors:
- the LOC113777088 gene encoding uncharacterized protein LOC113777088, whose protein sequence is MSEESDASKLGSKLHNQEMMGEFQRMLRESMASLHQRMDRLELSQARSNAAHRDAPSREEFASNSEEDDFIRQPKQDYRRTDDGLKGVKIKIPAFQGKSSPEAYLEWEQRIEMVFECQDYTDDQKVKLATLDFTDYAIVWWEQERTSRCRNRERQISTWEELRTTMRKRFVPSHYYRDLYQRLQTLVLGSRTVEDYYKEMEITMLRADIVEDREATMARFLNGLRPEIAELVELQNYVDMPELIDKASKIERRLKKRGNTRNPSFSAMPAWRGNPTFERERPSPRVSKFTPETEPPKPALKATPRPPFDSSKPQSRDKCFKCQGFGHIASQCPNRRTMIVLLSGDVVSDDEDEFAEMPPLTDEGEDSEEEVEATTEQVGVALVARRALATQVKKVDEAQRDNIFYTRCHVKDRVCSLIIDAGSCTNVASTLMVDHLSLPTLRHPNPYRLQWLNESGDIKVTKQVVVPFRIKKYKDEVLCDVVPMQASHILLGRPWQYDKKTTHDGFTNKYSFLHHNKKMTLVPLTPQQVHEDQLRLQQKHERELSKKSTDSKAITKAPVEMTSIPGTSGRMEKRPNLLAKNREVRKLLLSKQVVYILYCKEVILLSHEALTDLPPEISSVLQEFEDVFPDEIPSGLPPLRGIEHQIDFVPGAALPNRPAYKMGPEESKEIQRQVDELLEKGWAQESMSPCAVPVILVPKKEGTWRMCMDCRAVNAITVKYHHPIPRLDDLFDELYGAVIFTKIDLKSGYHQIRMKEGDEWKTAFKTKYGLYEWLVMPFGLTNAPSTFMRLMNHVLRPFLGKFVVVYFDDILIYSKSPEEHVAHVRAVLEVSAQGIRVDESKVQAITEWPVPRTMSEIRSFHGLASFYRRFVKDFSTIAAPLTAIIKKDVKFEWGEAQEKAFQLLKHKLIHVPLLSLPSFDKAFEVECDASGVGIGAVLIQKGRPIAYFSEKLNGAALNYSTYDKELYALIRALETWQHYLRPKEFVIHTDHEALKHLKSQQKLNKRHVRWVNFVESFPYVIKYKAGKTNVVADALSRRYALTALLDAKLLGFDLIKEL, encoded by the exons ATGTCGGAGGAGAGTGATGCATCCAAACTAGGCTCCAAGCTACACAATCAAGAAATGATGGGGGAATTCCAACGCATGCTTAGGGAATCTATGGCATCACTACACCAACGGATGGACCGCTTAGAGCTTTCTCAAGCTCGGTCCAACGCAGCTCATCGAGATGCACCATCTCGCGAGGAGTTCGCTTCTAATAGCGAGGAAGATGACTTCATCCGTCAGCCTAAACAGGACTACCGGAGGACCGATGACGGATTAAAAGGAGTCAAGATCAAGATTCCCGCATTCCAAGGCAAGTCTAGTCCGGAGGCTTACCTAGAATGGGAACAGCGAATCGAGATGGTATTCGAGTGCCAGGACTACACCGATGATCAAAAAGTCAAACTGGCAACCCTCGACTTTACCGATTACGCTATTGTCTGGTGGGAGCAGGAGCGCACTAGCAGGTGCCGCAATAGAGAACGACAAATTAGTACATGGGAGGAGTTACGAACCACTATGAGGAAACGGTTTGTACCCAGCCATTACTATCGTGATCTATATCAACGGCTCCAGACATTAGTCCTAGGAAGCCGTACTGTGGAGGACTACTATAAGGAGATGGAGATCACCATGCTCCGAGCTGATATTGTTGAGGATAGAGAGGCTACCATGGCAAGATTTCTCAACGGCTTAAGACCTGAGATCGCCGAATTGGTGGAGTTGCAAAACTACGTGGATATGCCTGAACTAATTGATAAGGCATCCAAGATCGAGAGGAGGCTTAAGAAGAGGGGTAACACTCGTAACCCTAGCTTCTCGGCAATGCCTGCGTGGAGAGGCAACCCGACCTTCGAGCGGGAACGGCCTAGTCCAAGGGTGTCCAAGTTTACTCCTGAGACCGAACCACCCAAGCCAGCCCTAAAGGCAACTCCAAGGCCTCCATTCGACTCTTCCAAGCCACAAAGCCGCGAcaaatgcttcaaatgccaaggatttGGACACATTGCTTCTCAATGTCCTAATAGGCGTACCATGATTGTCCTACTGAGCGGAGATGTCGTATCGGACGATGAGGATGAATTCGCCGAGATGCCTCCATTGACTGATGAAGGTGAGGATTCCGAGGAGGAGGTTGAGGCCACTACCGAGCAAGTGGGTGTTGCTCTAGTAGCCCGTCGGGCTCTTGCAACCCAAGTCAAGAAGGTGGAtgaggcccaacgtgataacaTCTTCTACACAAGATGTCATGTCAAGGATAGAGTATGTAGCCTCATCATCGACGCAGGTAGTTGTACAAATGTGGCAAGCACTCTCATGGTGGATCATCTTTCCTTGCCCACATTAAGGCACCCTAACCCATACCGCTTGCAATGGCTCAATGAGAGTGGCGATATCAAAGTCACCAAGCAAGTGGTAGTGCCTTTTCGAATTAAGAAGTATAAAGACGAGGTCCTTTGCGACGTCGTCCCAATGCAAGCTTCTCACATTTTGTTGGGACGGCCATGGCAATATGACAAGAAGACTACTCATGATGGCTTCACCAACAAATACTCCTTCTTGCACCACAACAAAAAGATGACGCTTGTCCCTCTCACACCTCAACAGGTGCACGAAGACCAATTACGATTGCAACAAAAGCATGAACGAGAGTTGTCCAAGAAGTCAACCGATTCTAAAGCAATCACTAAGGCACCAGTCGAGATGACATCTATCCCTGGAACATCTGGTCGAATGGAGAAACGGCCCAACTTGCTTGCCAAGAACAGGGAAGTTCGCAAGTTACTTTTGTCTAAGCAAGTTGTCTATATTTTATATTGCAAAGAGGTGATTTTACTTTCCCATGAGGCACTCACTGACTTACCTCCTGAAATTTCTTCTgtgttgcaggaatttgaggacgTTTTTCCAGACGAGATTCCAAGTGGACTACCCCCACTTAGAGGGATCGAGCACCAGATAGACTTCGTCCCTGGAGCAGCCTTGCCAAACAGACCGGCCTACAAGATGGGTCCTGAAGAGAGTAAGGAGATCCAGAGGCAAGTGGACGAGCTCTTAGAAAAAGGTTGGGCTCAAGAGAGCATGAGTCCATGTGCAGTTCCTGTCATCCTCGTTCCAAAGAAAGAGGGCACCTGGAGGATGTGTATGGATTGTCGCGCCGTCAACGCTATTACAGTTAAGTATCATCACCCTATACCTCGTTTAGATGATTTGTTTGATGAATTGTATGGTGCAGTCATATTCACCAAGATCGATCTTAAGAGTGGCTACCATCAAATTCGAATGAAGGAAGGGGACGAGTGGAAAACGGCCTTCAAGACTAAGTATGGTCtgtatgagtggttagttatgccGTTTGGTTTGACTAACGCTCCTAGTACATTTATGCGTCTTATGAATCATGTGCTTCGTCCTTTCTTAGGtaaatttgttgttgtttattttgacgACATTCTGATCTATAGCAAGAGTCCTGAGGAACATGTAGCACATGTACGAGCTGTTCTTGAG GTTAGTGCACAAGGCATTAGAGTGGACGAGAGCAAGGTCCAAGCCATCACTGAGTGGCCCGTGCCCAGAACCATGAGTGAAATTCGGAGTTTCCACGGCCTTGCGAGCTTCTATCGCCGGTTCGTGAAGGATTTCAGCACTATAGCTGCCCCTCTTACCGCAATTATCAAGAAGGATGTGAAGTTCGAATGGGGGGAAGCTCAGGAGAAGGCGTTCCAACTCCTTAAACACAAACTCATACACGTACCCTTGTTGTCCTTACCTAGTTTTGATAAAGCTTTTGAGGTtgagtgtgatgcttctggtgtaggaaTTGGAGCCGTGCTGATCCAAAAGGGAAGGCCGATCGCGTACTTTAGCGAGAAGTTAAATGGTGCCGCCTTGAACTACTCCACCTACGACAAGGAGCTCTACGCTTTGATTCGTGCACTGGAGACATGGCAGCACTACCTGAGGCCTAAGGAATTTGTCATCCACACTGACCACGAGGCATTAAAGCACCTCAAGTCTCAACAAAAGTTGAATAAGAGACACGTCCGGTGGGTCAACTTTGTGGAGTCCTTTCCCTATGTGATCAAATACAAGGCTGGCAAGACCAATGTCGTTGCCGATGCATTGTCCAGGAGGTATGCCTTGACTGCTTTACTTGATGCTAAACTCCTTGGATTTGATCTTATCAAAGAACTCTAG